From Stigmatopora nigra isolate UIUO_SnigA chromosome 17, RoL_Snig_1.1, whole genome shotgun sequence, a single genomic window includes:
- the ggcx gene encoding vitamin K-dependent gamma-carboxylase: MESRDATAGALVRTDGKQKPAKSVSTPKKKDQATPQSKMEQIFGFKKQDLSSWSSLVALLNRPMDPASLGIFRFLFGLLMVVDITQERGLSHVDYKYLDGAPVCRFPLFNFLKPLPMDWMYLVYLVMFIGALGIMLGCLYRLSCLMFITTYWYIFFLDKTAWNNHSYLYGLIGFQLTLMDGNRYWSLDGLRRPSIRNAHVPLWNYTLLRTQIFIVYFIAGVKKLDADWMEGYSMSYLAHHWLFDPFKVILPVELVSLLVVHGGGLMLDLSAGYLLFFDATRPYAMFFVSYFHCMNSQLFSIGMFPYAMLATSPLFCYADWPKKFFGRFPTFLRSILPLTQVEPQPSSSCVYPDEPSSGRQRRPQSSSSPKFRFKHKLATIFAMVYILEQFFLPYSHFITQGYNNWTNGLYGYSWDMMVHSRSHQHVKITYKDSETGVVGYLNPGVFTQSRRWKDHGDMLKQYATCLNDLLPRYNISEPQIYFDIWVSINERFQQRIFDPRVDIVKADWSPFRPNVWLMPLLVDLSPWRTKFQEIENTLDNQTEIVFIADFPGLHLENFVSEDLGNTSIHLLQGRLNVEVVEEKKNYSLEAGEKIQVPAGAYHRVYTVSEVPSCYMYVYVNTTEAELQQSFNKLLDLQESIRNGTAKEPLPPELQPLVSTGDDAQMDSDWDDNNITDPVLKLFLKRQRRIKEVKKRREANVLERLERFTVKKYYAIRRGFLMTAIAMRNLALGLPPLEQLKEEVAFANMKQPEVDGNQYDKDEVGHGEL, from the exons ATGGAGTCCAGAGACGCGACTGCAG gcgcTTTAGTGAGGACCGATGGAAAGCAAAAACCTGCAAAAAGTGTTTCAACTCCCAAGAAAAAAGACCAAGCCACGCCCCAAAGTAAGATGGAGCAGATCTTTGGTTTCAAAAAGCAAGACCTGAGCTCCTGGTCCAGCCTGGTGGCCCTCCTTAACCGGCCCATGGACCCTGCATCCCTTGGCATATTCCGCTTCTTGTTTG GTCTGCTCATGGTCGTGGACATCACACAAGAACGTGGACTTAGTCATGTAGACTACAAATACCTGGATGGTGCTCCTGTGTGTCGCTTCCCACTCTTCAACTTCCTCAAACCACTTCCAATGGACTGGATGTATTTGGTTTATCTGGTGATGTTCATTG GTGCATTGGGTATTATGCTGGGCTGCTTGTATCGTCTTTCCTGCCTAATGTTCATCACAACCTACTGGTACATCTTCTTCCTGGACAAAACGGCATGGAATAACCACTCTTACCTCTACGGCCTCATAGGATTCCAGCTCACACTTATGGATGGCAACCGATACTG GTCACTTGATGGCCTGAGGAGACCTTCCATTAGAAATGCCCACGTGCCACTTTGGAACTACACCTTGTTGAGAACACAG ATATTCATAGTCTATTTCATCGCCGGGGTGAAAAAGCTGGATGCCGATTGGATGGAGGGTTACTCCATGTCCTACCTGGCCCATCACTGGCTTTTTGATCCCTTCAA ggTGATTCTTCCCGTGGAGTTGGTGAGTTTGCTAGTGGTGCATGGTGGTGGTCTCATGCTGGATTTGAGTGCTGGCTACCTGCTCTTTTTCGACGCCACGCGGCCTTATGCCATGTTCTTCGTGAGCTACTTCCACTGCATGAACTCTCAGCTCTTCAGCATTG GCATGTTCCCTTACGCGATGTTGGCGACCAGTCCGCTCTTTTGCTACGCCGACTGGCCCAAGAAGTTCTTCGGTCGCTTCCCCACGTTCCTCAGGAGCATCCTGCCGCTCACACAAGTGGAACCCCAGCCTAGCTCTTCTTGTGTTTACCCCGATGAGCCCAGCAGTGGACGGCAGAGGCGGCCACAGTCCTCCAGCTCTCCTAAATTCAGATTTAAACACAAACTGGCAACTATATTTGCTATGGTCTACATCCTAGAGCAGTTCTTTTTGCCTTATTCCCACTTCATCACTCAG GGTTACAACAACTGGACCAATGGCTTGTACGGATACTCGTGGGACATGATGGTTCACTCCCGGAGCCACCAGCACGTCAAGATCACATACAAGGATAGCGAAACAGGAGTGGTGGGATACCTCAACCCAGGG GTATTCACACAAAGCCGGCGCTGGAAGGACCACGGAGACATGCTAAAACAGTATGCCACGTGCCTCAATGACCTGCTGCCTCGCTATAACATATCTGAGCCCCAAATCTACTTTGACATCTGGGTGTCCATCAATGAGCGCTTTCAGCAAAG GATTTTTGACCCACGTGTGGACATCGTCAAGGCAGATTGGTCGCCATTCCGACCCAACGTGTGGCTCATGCCCCTGCTTGTGGACCTCTCACCGTGGAGAACCAAGTTCCAGGAGATTGAGAATACTTTGGACAACCAGACAGAAATCGTCTTCATCGCAGACTTTCCAG GTCTCCACTTGGAGAACTTTGTGAGTGAAGATCTGGGCAACACCAGCATCCACTTGCTGCAGGGTAGACTCAACGTGGAGGTtgtggaggagaagaagaactACTCTCTGGAGGCTGGAGAGAAGATACAG GTACCTGCCGGAGCTTACCACAGAGTATACACCGTGTCCGAGGTGCCATCCTGCTACATGTATGTTTACGTCAACACTACCGAGGCAGAGCTGCAGCAGAGCTTCAACAAGCTGTTGGACCTCCAGGAGAGCATTCGCAATGGGACAG CAAAGGAGCCCCTTCCCCCCGAGCTGCAGCCTCTCGTATCAACCGGCGACGACGCCCAGATGGATAGCGACTGGGACGATAACAACATCACAGACCCCGTCTTGAAGCTTTTTCTTAAGAGGCAACGACGCATCAAAGAGGTGAAAAAACGCAGGGAGGCCAATGTGCTGGAGCGACTCGAGCGCTTCACCGTCAAGAAATACTACGCCATACGACGAGG GTTTTTGATGACCGCCATCGCCATGCGAAATCTGGCGCTAGGTTTGCCGCCATTAGAGCAGCTGAAGGAGGAAGTGGCATTCGCTAACATGAAACAACCCGAGGTTGATGGTAACCAGTATGATAAAGATGAAGTTGGTCATGGAGAACTCTGA
- the LOC144210965 gene encoding calsenilin-like isoform X1: MQAEGKQVDGGLLPDGKEAGQAGQAEGSKWQRPIFSRKSLMRCCLVKWIIASTSQQGPDTNDGDLELSMVRHQPEGLEQLQAQTQFTRKELQSLYRGFKNECPSGLVDEETFKIIYSQFFPQGDATMYAHFLFNAFDMDGSGSIRFEDFVLGLSVLLRGSVTEKLRWAFNLYDINKDGYITKEDMLAIMTSIYDMMGRYTLPSVREDSPYEHVEKFFQKMDRNRDGVVTLDEFIETCQKDESIMSSMQLFENVI; this comes from the exons ATGCAG GCAGAAGGCAAACAGGTAGATGGCGGTCTGCTGCCTGATGGGAAAGAGGCCGGCCAGGCCGGACAGGCCGAGGGCTCCAAGTGGCAGAGACCCATATTTTCACGGAAATCTCTCATGAGATGCTGCCTGGTCAAGTGGATCATCGCTAGTACTTCTCAACAAGGACCAG ACACCAACGACGGTGACCTCGAGCTCTCCATGGTACGTCATCAACCTGAAGGCCTTGAGCAACTCCAGGCTCAGACTCAGTTCACCAGGAAGGAGCTTCAATCCCTTTACAGAGGCTTCAAAAAT GAATGTCCCAGTGGACTTGTGGATGAAGAAACCTTTAAGATTATTTACTCACAGTTCTTCCCTCAAGGAG ATGCGACAATGTATGCACATTTCTTATTCAACGCCTTTGACATGGATGGAAGCGGCTCCATACGATTTGAG GACTTTGTGCTGGGCTTATCTGTCCTGCTGCGTGGTTCGGTGACAGAGAAGCTACGCTGGGCCTTCAATCTCTATGATATCAACAAAGATGGCTACATCACAAAGGag GATATGTTAGCAATAATGACCTCCATCTATGACATGATGGGCAGGTACACCTTACCCAGTGTACGAGAAGATTCCCCCTACGAACATGTGGAGAAGTTCTTTCAG AAAATGGATCGGAACCGAGACGGAGTGGTGACCCTTGATGAATTTATAGAAACCTGCCAAAAG GATGAGAGTATTATGTCATCCATGCAACTTTTTGAGAACGTCATCTAA
- the gmcl1 gene encoding germ cell-less protein-like 1: protein MGNMGSRFQSSKVPEESGESSRKHHCDWKRKRNTQCDCEDEKEDDDAILDTPRRRKLKSTSHYIYQTLFLNGENSDIRISALGQEWNLHKLYLCQSGYFSSMFSGSWKESNMIEINLEIPDQNIDIEALHRVFGSLYRDDVLIKPSGVVSILAAACMLQLDGLIQQCGETMKENISSKTVCGYYASSCIYGLDSVMKKCLEWLLNNLMTHQNVELMKEIGTEMMEQLVQSSDLFVMQVEMDVYTALKKWMFLQLDPMWDGPIKQLLSDADAWLCKRRTDLCEREPFLSTEEGAPFARVFKHVRLQFIVNDLASARILERDNILPADWLSAVYKTQWFAMLRTEFDNDNGPQEANKEEFELNSMRCGRRLTKDGDYCWRWTGFNFGFDLLVTYTNRFIIFKRNTLSQPCGGAVSLQPRRHLAYRLRLASFDNLGKLMCSRSTGYQLLTLEKDQEYVIMNLDSRLLSFPLYVCCNFMYTSPYMDQRHEASEQEESTRCVS from the exons ATGGGGAATATGGGAAGCAGATTTCAGTCCTCTAAGGTACCAGAGGAAAGCGGCGAGAGCAGCCGCAAGCATCATTGCGACTGGAAAAGGAAACGAAACACCCAGTGCGACTGCGAAGATGAGAAGGAGGACGACGACGCCATTCTTGATACGCCGCGGAGGCGA AAACTGAAAAGCACCTCCCATTATATttatcaaacattattcctcAATGGAGAAAACAGCGACATTCGCATCAGCGCACTGGGACAAGAATGGAACCTTCATAAGTTATACCTGTGCCAG TCAGGATATTTCTCCAGTATGTTTAGCGGTTCTTGGAAGGAGTCCAATATGATAGAAATCAACCTAGAGATACCCGACCAGAACATTGACATAGAAG CTCTTCACAGAGTCTTTGGATCCTTATACCGTGACGACGTTCTCATCAAACCCAGTGGCGTTGTCAGCATCCTTGCCGCTGCTTGTATGCTTCAGTTG GATGGTTTAATCCAACAGTGCGGCGAGACCATGAAAGAAAACATCAGTTCTAAGACTGTGTGTGGCTACTATGCTTCTTCTTGCATCTACGGCTTGGACTCGGTCATGAAAAA ATGTCTGGAATGGCTTCTAAACAACCTCATGACACACCAAAATGTGGAGTTAATGAAAGAAATTGG aACCGAGATGATGGAGCAGCTCGTCCAGTCATCCGACCTCTTTGTCATGCAGGTAGAAATGGACGTCTACACAGCTCTAAAAAAG TGGATGTTCCTCCAGCTCGACCCCATGTGGGACGGACCTATAAAGCAACTTCTTTCCGATGCCGACGCCTGGTTGTGCAAGCGGAGGACGG ATCTGTGTGAGAGGGAGCCATTCCTAAGCACAGAGGAAGGTGCACCCTTTGCACGCGTCTTTAAACACGTGCGCCTCCAATTTATCGTCAACGATCTTGCCTCCGCACGCATTTTGGAGCGGGATAACATTTTACCTGCTG ACTGGTTGTCAGCTGTATACAAAACACAGTGGTTCGCCATGTTGCGGACAGAATTTGACAATGATAATGG GCCACAGGAAGCCAACAAAGAAGAATTTGAGTTGAACAGCATGAGATGTGGTAGAAGATTGACCAAAGATGGAGAT TACTGTTGGCGATGGACAGGTTTCAACTTTGGTTTTGATCTTCTTGTGACTTACACCAACCGCTTCATCATCTTCAAAAGAAATACACTAAGTCAGCCATGTGGGGGCGCTGTGAGCCTTCAACCACGGCGACATCTAGCATACAG GTTACGCTTGGCCTCTTTTGACAATCTTGGCAAGCTGATGTGTAGCCGCTCTACCGGTTATCAGCTTCTCACACTTGAGAAAGACCAG GAGTATGTGATCATGAACCTTGACAGCCGCCTTCTATCCTTCCCACTCTACGTTTGCTGTAACTTCATGTACACGTCGCCGTACATGGATCAGCGCCACGAAGCGTCGGAGCAAGAGGAAAGCACCCGCTGCGTTTCCTGA
- the fam136a gene encoding protein FAM136A, producing MAEAQQARVQAVVEEMVQSLERDHIRKMQARMFKCSADCCDRSTDSMVQVHQCIDRCHAPLAKAQGLVTSELEKFQDRLARCTMHCNDKAKDLFDSGAKEPAVRSLMERCVGSCVDDHMNLIPSMTRRIQENLDSIPH from the exons ATGGCAGAAGCTCAACAAGCACGCGTTCAGGCTGTAGTGGAGGAAATGGTCCAAAGCCTGGAACGGGATCACATCCGAAAAATGCAG GCTCGCATGTTCAAGTGCAGTGCAGATTGCTGTGATCGATCCACTGACTCGATGGTTCAGGTACATCAATGCATCGACAGGTGCCACGCCCCTTTGGCCAAAGCCCAGGGCCTCGTCACTTCAGAGTTGGAGAAATTCCAG GACCGTCTGGCCAGATGCACAATGCACTGTAACGACAAGGCGAAGGATCTGTTTGATTCTGGCGCCAAGGAACCGGCAGTTCGCTCTCTGATGGAACGATGTGTAGGCAGTTGTGTGGATGACCACATGAACCTGATCCCCAGCATGACCCGTAGGATCCAAGAGAACCTGGACTCGATTCCCCACTGA
- the pcyox1 gene encoding prenylcysteine oxidase 1, giving the protein MKVEIWRVLCLLGLCYNIRRSLASPEVLEPPTNIAVVGAGVSGAAVAFFLRQEFGTAVKINVFEPGDVGGRLATVKIADQEYETGGMAIHPLNLHMKHFVDKLGIPTRQDVPSKKAIFDGGELTFEESDWYIVNFLRMLWRYGLNYLFMQMWVESVMDKFMRIYQYQQYGYSFTSVEKLLHAMGGDDFLSLMNRTLEETMRAEGFPQIFLNHVAAPLTRLTYGQSVRINGLAGALSLTGADSGHWAVDGGNKRICSGLLYHSKSELIQATVTNVAFKVRPSKKGPSTSFYEINYQGDAGSGHGAYDLVFIATPLHQGKSDIAFSGLSPLTAPPFPGIYHRVFSVLVHGVLNTSYLGVGGPASEFTVSEILTVDSQDDLLYSLTSVDPVHIPPGYRRPPASEAKVWKVVSPRALSRNNLARIFLSWDSVSQTQWLAYPSYRPPRRQIPPFILHRGLYYLSAAEWAASSMEMSAISARNAALLAHHRWYQQTGRIDQEDLHMRLRGEL; this is encoded by the exons ATGAAAGTTGAGATCTGGAGAGTCTTATGCCTTTTGGGACTTTGTTACAACATCAGGAGGAGTCTGGCCTCTCCGGAGGTCCTTGAACCACCCACCAATATAG CCGTGGTGGGCGCCGGCGTCAGCGGCGCCGCCGTGGCATTCTTCCTGAGGCAGGAGTTCGGAACCGCGGTCAAGATCAATGTGTTCGAACCCGGCGATGTCGGCGGGCGACTGGCCACGGTGAAGATAGCCGACCAGGAATATGAGACGGGAGGCATGGCTATCCATCCCCTCAATCTCCACATGAAGCATTTTGTTGACAAACTAG gcaTCCCCACACGGCAAGACGTCCCGTCAAAAAAGGCGATCTTTGATGGCGGCGAGCTGACTTTCGAAGAGAGCGACTGGTATATTGTAAACTTCCTTCGGATGCTGTGGCGTTATGGGCTCAACTATTTATTCATGCAGATGTGGGTGGAGAGTGTAATGGATAAGTTTATGAG AATCTACCAGTACCAGCAGTATGGCTACTCCTTCACCAGTGTGGAGAAGCTTCTGCACGCCATGGGTGGGGATGATTTCCTCAGCCTGATGAACCGCACGTTGGAGGAAACAATGAGAGCTGAAGGATTCCCGCAAATCTTCCTTAATCATGTGGCGGCACCCCTTACGCGACTCACTTACGGCCAAAGCGTCCGCATCAATGGCCTGGCAG GGGCTCTGTCGCTAACGGGCGCCGACTCGGGCCATTGGGCAGTGGATGGCGGCAACAAGAGAATTTGCTCTGGGCTCCTTTACCACAGCAAGAGCGAACTCATTCAAGCCACAGTGACCAATGTAGCCTTTAAAGTCCGACCCTCAAAGAAAG GCCCCTCCACCAGTTTCTACGAGATCAACTACCAAGGAGACGCCGGCTCAGGGCACGGTGCATACGACCTGGTCTTCATAGCGACCCCCCTACACCAGGGCAAGTCCGACATCGCCTTCTCAGGCCTCTCCCCCCTGACGGCGCCGCCATTCCCCGGTATTTACCACCGGGTCTTCTCGGTTCTGGTCCACGGGGTGCTCAACACCTCCTACCTGGGAGTCGGCGGGCCCGCTTCAGAGTTCACGGTCTCCGAAATCCTCACCGTGGACTCCCAAGACGACCTCCTATACAGTCTGACCTCGGTAGACCCGGTCCACATCCCGCCCGGCTACCGCCGCCCCCCAGCGAGCGAGGCCAAAGTGTGGAAGGTGGTTTCTCCCCGGGCCCTGAGCCGCAACAACCTGGCCCGCATCTTCCTCTCCTGGGATTCAGTCTCTCAGACTCAGTGGTTGGCATATCCGTCTTACCGTCCCCCACGACGGCAGATCCCGCCCTTTATCCTGCATCGGGGGCTCTATTACCTGAGCGCCGCCGAGTGGGCGGCAAGCTCCATGGAAATGAGCGCCATCTCGGCCAGGAACGCCGCGCTCCTGGCGCACCATCGCTGGTACCAGCAGACGGGGAGGATCGACCAGGAGGACCTGCACATGCGATTGCGCGGAGAACTCTGA
- the LOC144210965 gene encoding calsenilin-like isoform X2 produces the protein MGLDGMEIIAIAVIVGMFYFVLKQFGICDPLSQEDTNDGDLELSMVRHQPEGLEQLQAQTQFTRKELQSLYRGFKNECPSGLVDEETFKIIYSQFFPQGDATMYAHFLFNAFDMDGSGSIRFEDFVLGLSVLLRGSVTEKLRWAFNLYDINKDGYITKEDMLAIMTSIYDMMGRYTLPSVREDSPYEHVEKFFQKMDRNRDGVVTLDEFIETCQKDESIMSSMQLFENVI, from the exons ATGGGATTGGATGGCATGGAAATTATTGCAATTGCAGTTATTGTagggatgttttattttgtacttaAACAATTTGGGATTTGTGATCCGTTGTCACAGGAAG ACACCAACGACGGTGACCTCGAGCTCTCCATGGTACGTCATCAACCTGAAGGCCTTGAGCAACTCCAGGCTCAGACTCAGTTCACCAGGAAGGAGCTTCAATCCCTTTACAGAGGCTTCAAAAAT GAATGTCCCAGTGGACTTGTGGATGAAGAAACCTTTAAGATTATTTACTCACAGTTCTTCCCTCAAGGAG ATGCGACAATGTATGCACATTTCTTATTCAACGCCTTTGACATGGATGGAAGCGGCTCCATACGATTTGAG GACTTTGTGCTGGGCTTATCTGTCCTGCTGCGTGGTTCGGTGACAGAGAAGCTACGCTGGGCCTTCAATCTCTATGATATCAACAAAGATGGCTACATCACAAAGGag GATATGTTAGCAATAATGACCTCCATCTATGACATGATGGGCAGGTACACCTTACCCAGTGTACGAGAAGATTCCCCCTACGAACATGTGGAGAAGTTCTTTCAG AAAATGGATCGGAACCGAGACGGAGTGGTGACCCTTGATGAATTTATAGAAACCTGCCAAAAG GATGAGAGTATTATGTCATCCATGCAACTTTTTGAGAACGTCATCTAA
- the LOC144210206 gene encoding sodium-dependent phosphate transporter 1-B-like, with the protein MVSTTTTVTAIVVAATLAQQGPLTDYLWLLIIGFIIAFILAFSVGANDVANSFGTAVGSGVVTLKQACILATVFETLGSVLLGAKVSETIRKGIIDVNMYNASEQSVLMAGSISAMFGSAVWQLAASFLRLPISGTHCIVGATIGFSLVAKGQEGVRWLQLLRIVASWFLSPLLSGMMSAVVFYFVRVFILHKKDPVPNGLKALPVFYAITMGINFFSIMFTGAPMLGFDKIPWWGVLLISLGCALLTALVVWFIVCPRLKKKIERDIKSASPSESPLMEKSEPREPHCPILKQSDKAAPSAPDQSPVDSPVSEERHVAFDIGDDDEGEAVKERKVAFNIGDPDETECNNANGVSKHAINGSASGPHQVQVQFNQRPGPGPIPIPSHGYNTYHTVHKDSGLYKDLLHKLHLAKVGDCMGEGGERPIRRNNSYTSYTMAIIGMHADFKHKDGELQEGAPGQGQDRKRVRMDSYTSYCNAVAEHAAPQGLAATDATLEAGKEDTGSTQGSLDEDGPDADKPEVSTLFQFLQILTACFGSFAHGGNDVSNAIGPLVALWLVYDSGSVTSEEATPIWLLLYGGLGICVGLWVWGRRVIQTMGRDLTPITPSSGFSIELASAVTVVVASNIGLPVSTTHCKVGSVVAVGWLRSRKAVDWRLFRNIFVAWFVTVPISGLISAAIMAIFIYALKHVP; encoded by the exons ATGGTTTCGACAACGACAACAGTGACTGCAATTGTGGTTGCCGCCACATTAGCACAACAAGGCCCTTTGACAGATTACCTTTGGCTGTTGATCATTGGCTTCATCATCGCCTTCATTTTGGCCTTCTCGGTGGGCGCCAATGACGTGGCCAACTCCTTCGGCACGGCGGTGGGTTCAGGGGTTGTCACCCTCAAGCAGGCTTGCATCCTAGCCACCGTCTTCGAGACACTGGGCTCGGTGCTCCTTGGCGCCAAAGTTAGCGAGACCATCCGCAAGGGCATCATCGACGTAAACATGTACAATGCTTCTGAACAATCTGTGTTGATGGCCGGATCCATCAGCGCCATGTTTG GTTCTGCCGTTTGGCAACTGGCCGCCTCCTTCCTTAGGTTGCCCATTTCTGGAACTCACTGTATTGTCGGCGCCACCATCGGCTTTTCTTTGGTAGCCAAAGGTCAAGAGGGCGTCCGTTGGCTTCAGCTTCTTCGAATTG TTGCATCCTGGTTTCTGAGTCCTCTCTTGTCTGGCATGATGTCTGCTGTGGTTTTCTACTTTGTGCGCGTGTTCATCCTGCACAAG aaaGACCCGGTGCCAAACGGATTGAAAGCCCTGCCTGTTTTTTACGCCATAACCATGGGCATCAACTTCTTTTCCATTATGTTCACCGGAGCACCAA TGCTGGGATTCGACAAGATCCCCTGGTGGGGCGTTCTTCTCATCTCGCTGGGCTGCGCACTCCTGACGGCCTTGGTGGTCTGGTTCATCGTCTGTCCGCGCCTGAAGAAAAAGATTGAAC GGGATATCAAATCTGCCAGCCCCTCCGAAAGCCCCCTGATGGAGAAAAGTGAGCCCAGAGAACCCCACTGTCCTATCCTCAAACAGAGCGACAAAGCAGCACCGAGCGCGCCCGACCAAAGCCCGGTAGACTCGCCTGTTTCCGAGGAGCGTCACGTGGCGTTCGACATCGGGGACGACGACGAGGGTGAGGCTGTCAAGGAACGCAAGGTGGCTTTCAACATCGGCGATCCGGATGAGACGGAGTGCAACAATGCAAATGGTG TCTCCAAGCACGCCATCAACGGTTCGGCCAGCGGACCACACCAGGTCCAAGTCCAATTCAACCAGCGGCCAGGCCCCGGGCCCATCCCCATCCCCAGCCACGGTTACAATACATACCACACAGTCCACAAGGACTCGGGCCTGTACAAAGACCTACTACACAAGCTCCACCTGGCCAAAGTGGGCGACTGCATGGGCGAAGGCGGCGAGCGGCCCATCCGCCGCAACAACAGCTACACCTCCTACACCATGGCCATCATCGGCATGCACGCCGACTTCAAGCACAAAGACGGCGAGCTCCAGGAGGGAGCTCCCGGACAGGGCCAGGACAGAAAGCGTGTGCGCATGGACAGTTACACAAGTTACTGCAACGCGGTGGCCGAGCACGCCGCGCCACAGGGCCTGGCTGCCACCGATGCGACACTAGAGGCGGGCAAGGAGGACACGGGCAGCACACAGGGCTCCCTGGACGAGGACGGGCCAGACGCCGACAAGCCAGAAGTGTCCACGCTCTTCCAGTTTCTCCAAATCCTCACCGCTTGTTTCGGCTCTTTTGCTCACGGGGGGAACGACGTTAG CAATGCCATTGGTCCGCTGGTGGCACTCTGGTTGGTGTATGACAGCGGCAGTGTTACGTCCGAAGAAGCCACGCCTATCTGGCTTCTGCTCTATGGAGGCTTGGGAATCTGCGTCGGCCTCTGGGTGTGGGGTCGCAGAGTTATACAGACCATGGGGAGAGACCTCACGCCCATCACCCCATCAAG CGGTTTCAGCATCGAGTTGGCGTCGGCGGTGACTGTGGTGGTCGCCTCCAACATCGGTCTTCCCGTTTCCACCACCCACTGCAAG GTGGGTTCTGTGGTGGCTGTTGGCTGGCTGCGCTCCAGGAAGGCAGTGGACTGGCGTCTCTTCCGCAACATCTTTGTGGCCTGGTTTGTCACCGTGCCCATCTCGGGTCTGATCAGCGCTGCCATCATGGCCATCTTCATCTACGCCCTCAAACATGTCCCTTGA
- the LOC144210207 gene encoding uncharacterized protein LOC144210207 has protein sequence MKFLVGIFAVLVASTLHSAFSASLQTAEKEEKTEYDGLTELQKTDQLEFEAAQKDEAIQINVEDPRYLVKVKSEDSSSEESEEVQVELLNDAEEGGPSSSNAAAAEKGATCQSAEVMLADEQQQKSSTTQPGRTLEDDRKHSTKEQDALQ, from the exons ATGAAGTTTCTAGTTGGGATTTTTGCCGTCCTTGTTGCGTCGACTCTTCACTCCG ctttttcagCATCCCTGCAAACGGCcgaaaaggaagaaaagacTGAATATG ATGGTCTGACAGAACTGCAGAAAACAG ATCAGCTAGAGTTCGAGGCTGCTCAGAAGGACGAAGCCATCCAGATAAACG TTGAGGACCCACGTTACCTTG TGAAGGTGAAGAGTGAGGATTCATCCAGTGAGGAATCAG AGGAAGTGCAAGTGGAGCTCTTAAACGATGCAGAAG AAGGAGGGCCCAGTTCTTCAAATGCAGCGGCCGCTGAGAAGG GTGCAACATGTCAGTCCGCGGAGGTGATGCTGGCAGATg AACAGCAGCAAAAGTCATCAACGACACAGCCGGGCAGAACTTTAG AAGATGACCGCAAGCATTCGACCAAGGAACAAG ACGCACTTCAGTGA